A window of Tautonia plasticadhaerens contains these coding sequences:
- a CDS encoding HD-GYP domain-containing protein, with protein MHTGSTIEPSAPSLEPGPVSAEREELSRRRARALSLEFTAPVGLLETDRDGEARWAARVGDESIRWPRPERADRVAGEGGGDPGGAALWYAGPPEEHLWLILRMPPQGGRPGVASTTAWVGFAAPGVKSRPPGRAWGPSVPPQALLAWGREVVGRLAGDAGSPGPGGDRSRVRLPDRLTREMHVSDPPGRFQRLAVQSLRDAMAVAAVAWVPRSRRDPVVMVGAIEGLGPEAVRLLLPDRMEADAGGWDDRPFQGVVGVEHALAVSSDTEGAPGWLVAINPMDGRPFGRDEADLLRPVASLISAQRSNARHYAELKELLFGVIRSLTAAIDAKDPYTLGHSERVGRIAVELGEELGVSANERGDLYLCGLLHDVGKIGVSDAVLQKPGPLTGEEFDEIRQHVRIGVQILSDLKKLNHLLPGVAHHHENFDGSGYPDGLAGEAIPRIARILAVADAFDAMSSTRPYRRRLAAEQIDRIFRDGSGVQWDPAVVDALFACRPRVERIRQKGLGDSVMQVVDDTVGRAHCASISRAPAVAG; from the coding sequence ATGCATACCGGCAGCACGATCGAGCCGTCCGCTCCGAGTCTCGAGCCCGGGCCGGTCTCGGCAGAGCGGGAGGAGCTGTCGAGGCGTCGGGCCAGGGCGTTGAGCCTGGAGTTCACGGCGCCGGTGGGCCTGCTGGAGACGGACCGCGACGGCGAGGCCCGGTGGGCGGCCCGGGTCGGGGACGAGTCGATCCGTTGGCCGAGGCCGGAGCGGGCCGACCGGGTGGCGGGCGAGGGGGGGGGCGACCCGGGGGGGGCGGCCCTCTGGTACGCCGGCCCTCCGGAGGAGCACCTCTGGCTGATCCTTCGGATGCCGCCCCAGGGGGGGCGGCCGGGGGTGGCGTCGACGACCGCGTGGGTCGGGTTCGCGGCCCCGGGCGTCAAGTCGAGGCCCCCGGGGCGGGCGTGGGGGCCGTCGGTGCCCCCGCAGGCGCTCCTGGCCTGGGGACGCGAGGTGGTCGGCCGGCTCGCCGGGGACGCCGGGTCTCCGGGCCCGGGGGGCGACCGCAGTCGGGTCCGGCTGCCGGACCGGCTGACCCGGGAGATGCACGTCTCCGACCCGCCGGGCCGGTTCCAGAGGCTGGCGGTGCAGTCGCTCCGGGACGCGATGGCGGTGGCGGCGGTGGCGTGGGTGCCCAGGAGCCGTCGGGACCCGGTGGTGATGGTCGGCGCGATCGAGGGGCTCGGGCCCGAGGCGGTCCGACTGCTGCTGCCGGACCGGATGGAGGCGGACGCCGGGGGCTGGGACGATCGACCCTTCCAGGGGGTCGTCGGGGTAGAGCACGCGCTGGCGGTCTCCAGCGACACCGAGGGGGCCCCCGGCTGGCTCGTGGCGATCAACCCGATGGACGGCCGACCCTTCGGCCGGGACGAGGCGGACCTGCTCCGGCCGGTCGCCAGCCTGATCTCGGCCCAGCGGAGCAACGCCCGGCACTACGCCGAGCTGAAGGAGCTGCTCTTCGGCGTGATCCGGTCGCTGACGGCGGCGATCGACGCCAAGGACCCCTACACGCTCGGCCACTCCGAGCGGGTGGGGAGGATCGCCGTGGAGCTGGGGGAGGAACTCGGCGTCTCGGCCAACGAGCGGGGGGACCTGTACCTCTGCGGCCTGCTGCACGACGTGGGGAAGATCGGCGTCTCCGACGCGGTGCTCCAGAAGCCGGGCCCGCTGACGGGCGAGGAATTCGACGAGATCCGGCAGCACGTGAGGATCGGCGTCCAGATCCTCTCCGACCTGAAGAAGCTCAACCACCTGCTGCCGGGAGTGGCCCACCACCACGAGAACTTCGACGGCTCCGGCTACCCCGACGGCCTGGCCGGCGAGGCGATCCCGAGGATCGCCCGGATCCTGGCCGTTGCCGACGCCTTCGACGCCATGTCCAGCACCCGTCCCTACCGCCGTCGCCTCGCCGCCGAGCAGATCGACCGGATCTTCCGGGACGGCTCGGGCGTGCAGTGGGACCCGGCCGTCGTTGACGCCCTGTTCGCCTGCCGGCCCCGGGTCGAGCGGATCCGGCAGAAGGGGCTGGGGGACAGCGTGATGCAGGTGGTCGACGACACCGTCGGCCGGGCCCACTGCGCCTCGATCTCCCGGGCCCCGGCCGTCGCCGGCTGA
- a CDS encoding zinc ribbon domain-containing protein, giving the protein MGSSLAFGCPECGRRIDLGRTSPGRRVRCGHCGTLAEVPFFPRRFGMRRRRLPRWRAWLPLAATVLAVVAGPLVAWQWWESSIRSARRAELAGALAEAGEAERGGDPASALLLLERASSIALRHGLEPPGGRSALVVRRDEQARLAAESRLATLPGLPPDLALDEAKALFDRVMADPALADLAGPASRALTSAADRWADCRLEQADRARASGRSAEALAEAGRVDDGLDRLPRGVAEGARDRVRSFAAALIELKGARVGPIVVRVAPSAPSGGPIEGEVAAILARGLADRGYLLLPDDSTIAGLAGTPPFRLGATIVEREGARYQHSPNRTTCFAVDLALDRLGSDAWAEHVEARTRVPLPGLAAMEGSRLALATDRSPEVEARFRRDALEELADRLRLKLKGLPPAPEAP; this is encoded by the coding sequence ATGGGAAGTTCGCTGGCATTCGGGTGCCCGGAATGCGGCCGGAGGATCGACCTGGGCCGGACCTCTCCCGGCCGCCGGGTCCGGTGCGGCCATTGCGGCACGCTGGCCGAGGTCCCGTTCTTCCCCCGGCGATTCGGCATGCGGCGTCGGAGACTCCCCCGATGGAGGGCCTGGCTGCCCCTGGCCGCGACCGTCCTGGCCGTCGTCGCCGGGCCGCTGGTCGCCTGGCAATGGTGGGAGTCCTCCATCCGGTCCGCGCGGCGGGCCGAGCTCGCCGGGGCCCTGGCCGAGGCCGGGGAGGCCGAACGGGGGGGAGACCCGGCCTCCGCCTTGCTCCTGCTGGAGCGGGCGAGTTCGATCGCCCTCCGGCACGGCCTGGAGCCCCCCGGGGGCCGCTCGGCCCTGGTCGTGCGCCGGGACGAGCAGGCCAGGCTCGCCGCGGAATCCCGGCTGGCGACGCTCCCCGGGCTCCCCCCCGACCTGGCCCTCGACGAGGCGAAGGCGCTGTTCGATCGCGTCATGGCCGACCCCGCGCTGGCCGACCTCGCCGGCCCGGCCTCCCGGGCGTTGACCTCGGCCGCCGATCGATGGGCCGACTGCCGCCTCGAGCAGGCCGACCGGGCGCGGGCCTCCGGCCGGTCGGCCGAGGCGCTGGCCGAGGCCGGCCGGGTCGACGACGGGCTCGACCGCCTGCCGAGGGGCGTGGCCGAGGGCGCCCGGGACCGCGTCCGGTCGTTCGCCGCCGCGTTGATCGAACTCAAGGGGGCCCGGGTCGGCCCGATCGTCGTCCGAGTGGCCCCCTCGGCCCCGTCGGGCGGCCCGATCGAGGGCGAGGTGGCCGCGATCCTGGCCCGGGGGCTGGCCGACAGGGGCTACCTGCTGCTCCCGGACGACTCGACGATCGCCGGGCTGGCGGGCACTCCCCCCTTCCGGCTCGGGGCGACGATCGTCGAGCGGGAGGGGGCCCGCTACCAGCACTCCCCCAACCGCACGACCTGCTTCGCCGTCGACCTGGCGCTCGACCGCCTCGGCTCGGACGCCTGGGCCGAGCACGTCGAGGCCCGGACCCGGGTCCCGCTGCCCGGCCTCGCCGCGATGGAGGGCAGCCGACTCGCCCTGGCCACCGACCGGAGCCCCGAGGTCGAGGCCCGATTCCGCCGGGACGCCCTGGAGGAGCTCGCCGATCGGCTCCGCCTGAAGCTCAAGGGCCTGCCCCCCGCCCCCGAGGCGCCCTGA
- a CDS encoding glycosyltransferase, which yields MEDLSDPAPTPGPAVAVAIPCFNEAAAIGAVVDEWRGGLPGAEVVVFDNNSTDGSGPIASGRGARVVPVPEQGKGHVVRRMFAELADRDAVVMIDGDGTYPASAVGPLLSPVLEGRADLAVGVRRPEGGPGSKAMSPIRGVGNAFIGLAFRVLVGPGTSDLLSGYRVFGRSAMRAMRLSSSGFEIETELAGEAIGRGLRVVEAPVPYRPRIPGSSSKLRALRDGCRILEMILRLGVRLRPWRLLLLLSAGLAVAGVASGSDAPWIAAVLFFLAAVLSAAVTLARREAIGGAP from the coding sequence ATGGAAGACCTGAGCGATCCCGCCCCAACCCCGGGCCCGGCCGTGGCCGTCGCCATCCCCTGCTTCAACGAGGCGGCCGCCATCGGCGCCGTGGTCGACGAGTGGCGGGGGGGCCTGCCGGGGGCCGAGGTCGTCGTCTTCGACAACAACTCCACCGACGGCAGCGGCCCCATCGCCTCCGGCCGGGGGGCCCGGGTCGTGCCCGTCCCCGAGCAGGGCAAGGGGCACGTCGTCCGCCGGATGTTCGCCGAGCTGGCCGACCGGGACGCCGTGGTCATGATCGACGGGGACGGGACCTATCCCGCCTCGGCCGTCGGCCCGCTGCTCTCCCCGGTGCTCGAAGGCCGGGCCGACCTGGCCGTCGGCGTCCGTCGCCCCGAGGGCGGGCCGGGCTCGAAGGCCATGTCGCCGATCCGGGGGGTGGGCAACGCGTTCATCGGCCTGGCGTTCCGCGTCCTCGTCGGCCCGGGGACCTCCGACCTGCTCTCCGGCTACCGCGTCTTCGGCCGATCGGCGATGCGGGCGATGCGGCTGAGTTCCTCCGGCTTCGAGATCGAGACCGAACTGGCCGGCGAGGCCATCGGTCGGGGGCTCCGCGTCGTCGAGGCGCCGGTGCCGTACCGGCCCCGGATCCCCGGCTCGTCGAGCAAGCTCCGGGCCCTCCGGGACGGCTGCCGGATCCTGGAGATGATCCTCCGCCTGGGCGTCCGGCTCCGCCCCTGGCGGCTGTTGCTGCTGCTCTCGGCGGGCCTGGCGGTCGCGGGGGTGGCGTCGGGGAGCGACGCGCCCTGGATCGCCGCCGTCCTCTTCTTCCTCGCCGCGGTGCTCTCGGCGGCGGTGACGCTCGCCCGTCGAGAGGCGATCGGGGGGGCCCCGTGA
- a CDS encoding DegT/DnrJ/EryC1/StrS family aminotransferase, with amino-acid sequence MTPSFSRRTLIGASTALGMIARPGRVRGSTPNAKPAVLGGEPVRKKAFPGWPIVGDEDVSALVDVLRSGAWYRGSGDRVRRFEAEWADRLGVSHCVATANGTSALITAMNALEVGPGDEVIVPPYTFVATVNAVLIQHALPVFVDVDPETSQIDASKIAGAITDRTRAIVPVHIGGNPADLDAVMAVARDRGIPVVEDACQAHLAEWRGKKVGTIGDLGCFSFQNSKNLTSGEGGAVLTDDARLHAECLSFQNNGRSEGDMPGTFGRNGANLRLTEFQGALLSTQLTRLESQARTREQNAASLSALLDEIPGVTPARMHEGTTRNAYHLYMFRYDPAEFAGLPRSGFLKAMAAEGIPASGGYSPLYREPFLRRTLESRAFRASFPSSTLAEYEERLDLPGNERLCEEAVWLTQSMLLGTRQDMEQVAEAIRKIRAHASEIAKA; translated from the coding sequence ATGACCCCGTCCTTCTCCAGACGAACCCTGATTGGGGCCTCGACGGCCCTGGGAATGATCGCCCGGCCCGGCCGGGTCCGGGGCTCGACCCCGAATGCGAAGCCGGCGGTGCTCGGCGGCGAGCCGGTCCGGAAGAAGGCGTTCCCGGGCTGGCCGATCGTCGGCGACGAGGACGTGTCGGCGCTGGTCGACGTGCTGAGGTCGGGGGCCTGGTACCGGGGCAGCGGCGACCGCGTCCGGCGGTTCGAGGCCGAGTGGGCCGACCGGCTGGGGGTGTCGCACTGCGTGGCGACCGCCAACGGGACGAGCGCCCTCATCACGGCGATGAACGCCCTGGAGGTGGGGCCGGGGGACGAGGTGATCGTCCCGCCGTATACCTTCGTGGCGACGGTCAACGCGGTCCTCATCCAGCACGCCCTGCCGGTCTTCGTGGACGTGGACCCGGAGACCTCCCAGATCGACGCCTCGAAGATCGCGGGGGCGATCACCGACCGGACCCGGGCGATCGTGCCGGTTCACATCGGCGGCAACCCGGCCGACCTGGACGCCGTGATGGCGGTCGCCCGGGATCGCGGGATCCCGGTGGTGGAGGACGCCTGCCAGGCCCACCTGGCCGAGTGGCGGGGGAAGAAGGTGGGGACGATCGGCGACCTCGGCTGCTTCTCCTTCCAGAACAGCAAGAACCTGACCTCGGGCGAGGGGGGCGCGGTGCTGACCGACGACGCCCGCCTGCACGCCGAGTGCCTGAGCTTCCAGAACAACGGCCGTTCCGAAGGGGACATGCCCGGCACCTTCGGCCGCAACGGGGCGAACCTGAGGCTGACGGAGTTCCAGGGGGCCTTGCTCTCGACCCAGCTGACGAGGCTGGAGTCGCAGGCCCGCACCCGGGAGCAGAACGCGGCGTCCCTGTCGGCACTCCTCGACGAGATCCCCGGCGTCACCCCGGCCCGGATGCACGAGGGGACGACCCGGAACGCATATCACCTCTACATGTTCCGCTACGACCCGGCGGAGTTCGCCGGGCTGCCGCGCTCCGGGTTCCTGAAGGCGATGGCGGCGGAAGGGATCCCCGCCTCGGGCGGCTACTCGCCGCTGTACCGGGAGCCGTTCCTGAGGCGGACGCTCGAATCGAGGGCCTTCCGGGCCTCCTTCCCGTCCAGCACGCTGGCGGAATACGAGGAGCGCCTCGACCTGCCGGGCAACGAGCGGCTCTGCGAGGAGGCGGTCTGGCTCACCCAGTCGATGCTGCTCGGCACCCGGCAGGACATGGAGCAGGTCGCCGAGGCGATCCGCAAGATCCGGGCGCATGCATCGGAGATCGCCAAGGCCTGA
- a CDS encoding sugar phosphate isomerase/epimerase family protein — MTDRILSRRDLLRGTLAGGAALGLGLGLRPGLLLASQDVSGSPTAGKIGDYKISLAEWSLHKRYFESGDPAKANLGFPRDAREEFGIEGVEFVNQFFKDKARDDSYLAELKKAAADQGVACLLIMIDGEGSLSDADTAKRNQSVEDHKKWVDAAEALGCHSIRVNTGDNYSATDVAAAADGCSALAEYGKSRGINIICENHGGPSSDPDALIALIKGVGMDNFGTLPDFGNFATNGPRDEHVYAIDIYDAIARLMPYAKGVSAKCYDFGEGGGEAYLDFPRIMKIVTDAGYDGFVGIEYEGSRLSEADGIKAAKSLLDSLRGAQYSPTA, encoded by the coding sequence ATGACCGACCGCATCCTCTCCCGCCGCGACCTCCTCCGAGGCACCCTCGCCGGAGGCGCCGCCCTCGGCCTCGGCCTCGGCCTCCGGCCCGGCCTGCTGCTCGCCTCGCAGGACGTCTCCGGATCGCCGACGGCGGGCAAGATCGGCGACTACAAGATCTCCCTGGCCGAGTGGTCGCTCCACAAGCGCTACTTCGAGAGCGGCGACCCCGCCAAGGCCAACCTCGGCTTCCCCCGGGACGCCCGGGAGGAGTTCGGCATCGAGGGGGTCGAGTTCGTCAACCAGTTCTTCAAGGACAAGGCCCGGGACGACTCCTACCTGGCCGAGCTGAAGAAGGCGGCCGCCGACCAGGGCGTCGCCTGCCTGCTCATCATGATCGACGGCGAGGGATCCCTCTCCGACGCCGACACCGCCAAGCGCAACCAGTCCGTCGAGGACCACAAGAAGTGGGTCGACGCCGCCGAGGCCCTCGGCTGCCACTCGATCCGGGTGAACACCGGCGACAACTACAGCGCCACCGACGTGGCCGCCGCCGCCGACGGCTGCTCCGCCCTGGCCGAGTACGGCAAGTCCCGGGGCATCAACATCATCTGCGAGAACCACGGCGGCCCCTCCAGCGACCCCGACGCCCTGATCGCCCTGATCAAGGGGGTGGGCATGGACAACTTCGGCACCCTGCCCGACTTCGGCAACTTCGCCACCAACGGGCCCCGCGACGAGCACGTCTACGCCATCGACATCTACGACGCCATCGCCCGCCTGATGCCCTACGCCAAGGGCGTCTCGGCCAAGTGCTACGACTTCGGGGAGGGCGGCGGCGAGGCCTACCTCGACTTCCCCCGCATCATGAAGATCGTCACCGACGCCGGCTACGACGGCTTCGTCGGCATCGAGTACGAGGGCAGCCGCCTCTCCGAGGCCGACGGGATCAAGGCCGCCAAGTCCCTGCTCGACTCGCTCAGGGGCGCCCAGTACTCCCCGACCGCCTGA
- a CDS encoding PepSY-associated TM helix domain-containing protein, which produces MNPAPMTPEATRPSAGQARRPSTLPKRVAAPSGSLYRMIWRWHFYAGILVAPTLLVVTITGALYIFRSEIENLAHADLRFVAPAGERAGAQAQVDAAVEAFPGRPPASIELPADPGRSSVVRLGEGRGALAVHVDPFRARPLGAIDPDRPGWTEAFFTTVLKIHRELLAGWPGRLVVELTVGWTILLLATGLYLWWPRRGGGPAGVWWARFRAKPYTVLRDLHTVLGFYLLAPVAVIAVSGLFYCLVWGEAFHRATRGRPEASGGGTPSTSAAVRGDPDPTPMPALSLDRIEALARARYPDRNLFITLPEPGSRTFSLSAGNDYDNSYGPFVSARFELDRRDGRMVSHSTLAEDERYWWHGWAYPLHVGSVLGPTTKVIWLVACLVLAAMPVTGLWMWWIRRPAGRAGFPRRPDRPVPRGLVAAIAALSLLLPVVGASILLILTGEAIVGVVRRALARQSPAPA; this is translated from the coding sequence GTGAACCCCGCCCCCATGACCCCCGAGGCGACCCGGCCGTCGGCCGGGCAGGCCCGCCGGCCGTCGACCCTGCCGAAGCGGGTCGCGGCCCCGTCGGGGAGCCTCTACCGGATGATCTGGCGCTGGCACTTCTACGCCGGGATCCTCGTGGCGCCGACCCTGCTCGTCGTGACGATCACCGGCGCCCTGTACATCTTCCGCTCGGAGATCGAGAACCTCGCCCACGCCGACCTCCGGTTCGTCGCCCCTGCCGGAGAACGTGCGGGAGCCCAGGCCCAGGTCGACGCCGCGGTCGAGGCCTTCCCGGGACGGCCGCCGGCCTCGATCGAGCTGCCGGCCGATCCCGGGCGATCGTCGGTCGTCCGGCTCGGCGAGGGACGGGGGGCCCTAGCGGTCCACGTCGACCCCTTTCGGGCCCGGCCGCTCGGGGCGATCGACCCCGATCGGCCAGGCTGGACCGAGGCCTTCTTCACGACCGTCCTGAAGATCCACCGCGAGCTGCTCGCCGGCTGGCCGGGACGGCTGGTCGTCGAGCTGACGGTCGGCTGGACGATCCTCCTGCTGGCGACGGGCCTCTACCTCTGGTGGCCCCGACGGGGAGGCGGTCCGGCCGGCGTCTGGTGGGCAAGGTTTCGCGCGAAGCCCTACACGGTTCTGCGCGACCTGCACACGGTCCTCGGGTTCTACCTGCTGGCGCCGGTCGCGGTCATCGCCGTCTCGGGGCTTTTCTACTGCCTCGTCTGGGGAGAGGCCTTCCACCGGGCGACCCGAGGTCGCCCCGAGGCGTCGGGCGGCGGCACGCCCTCGACGTCGGCGGCGGTCCGGGGCGACCCGGATCCGACGCCCATGCCGGCGCTGTCACTGGATCGGATCGAGGCCCTGGCCCGGGCACGATACCCCGACCGCAACCTGTTCATCACCCTCCCCGAGCCGGGTTCGCGGACCTTCTCCCTCTCGGCCGGCAACGACTACGACAACTCGTACGGCCCGTTCGTCTCCGCCCGGTTCGAGCTGGACCGCCGCGACGGCCGGATGGTGTCGCATTCGACGCTGGCGGAGGACGAGCGCTACTGGTGGCACGGCTGGGCCTACCCGCTCCACGTCGGCAGCGTGCTCGGGCCGACGACCAAGGTGATCTGGCTCGTCGCCTGCCTCGTGCTGGCGGCGATGCCGGTCACGGGCCTCTGGATGTGGTGGATCCGGCGGCCGGCCGGCCGGGCCGGCTTCCCCAGGCGGCCCGACCGGCCGGTGCCCCGAGGGCTGGTCGCCGCGATCGCGGCCCTCTCGCTCCTGCTGCCGGTCGTCGGGGCGAGCATCCTCCTCATCCTGACGGGAGAGGCGATCGTCGGGGTTGTCCGACGGGCCCTTGCGAGGCAGTCCCCCGCCCCGGCCTGA
- a CDS encoding DUF1559 family PulG-like putative transporter produces MRNRVDERGFTLIELLVVIAIIGVLIALLLPAVQAAREAARRAQCTNNLKQLGLAMHGYHDAFGTLPGVRVEGAAAPFVSILPFVEQASLADSYNFDVVWDHASNTTVTASRLDVLTCPSDPHSGELSAAGFSPSAYTVPRSATNWSQHHAAFELGQYARFSQFRDGLSNTCLLYESAGRARWYVHGVMEPGGQTWDYYGAAPWGTITEAWAGRSNGGWFFPVFISLDQAGGPPNVVWFVGSSVINVSNWYGAAYSFHPGGMSMGMGDGSVRFVRQQVSLEVIGALSSRDGGEIPGEF; encoded by the coding sequence ATGCGGAATCGAGTCGACGAGCGTGGCTTCACGCTGATCGAGCTGCTGGTCGTCATCGCGATCATCGGGGTGCTGATCGCCCTGCTCTTGCCGGCGGTGCAGGCCGCCCGGGAGGCGGCCCGACGCGCCCAGTGCACCAACAACCTCAAGCAGCTCGGCCTGGCGATGCACGGCTATCACGACGCGTTCGGGACGCTTCCCGGCGTCCGGGTGGAGGGCGCGGCGGCCCCGTTCGTCTCGATCCTCCCGTTCGTCGAGCAGGCCAGCCTGGCCGACTCGTACAACTTCGACGTGGTCTGGGACCATGCGAGCAACACGACCGTGACCGCCTCCCGGCTGGACGTGCTGACCTGCCCGTCCGACCCGCATTCGGGGGAGCTGTCGGCCGCCGGTTTCTCGCCGAGCGCCTACACCGTGCCCCGGAGCGCCACCAACTGGAGCCAGCACCACGCCGCCTTCGAGCTGGGCCAGTACGCCCGCTTCTCCCAGTTCCGGGACGGGCTCTCGAACACGTGCCTCCTGTACGAGTCGGCCGGCCGGGCCCGCTGGTACGTCCACGGCGTGATGGAGCCCGGCGGCCAGACCTGGGACTACTACGGCGCCGCCCCCTGGGGCACGATCACCGAGGCCTGGGCCGGCCGATCCAACGGCGGCTGGTTCTTCCCCGTGTTCATCTCGCTCGACCAGGCTGGTGGTCCGCCGAACGTCGTCTGGTTCGTCGGCTCCTCGGTGATCAACGTCAGCAATTGGTACGGGGCGGCCTACTCGTTCCACCCCGGCGGAATGAGCATGGGGATGGGGGACGGCTCCGTCCGGTTCGTCAGGCAGCAGGTCTCGCTGGAGGTGATCGGCGCCCTCAGCTCGCGAGACGGCGGCGAGATCCCCGGCGAGTTCTGA
- a CDS encoding 3-keto-disaccharide hydrolase, protein MTSPTAAAALAALLLAPSASAQDDRPINTPPEGFTALFNGEDLSNWKADGDVAEHWTVVDGVLHYDGKGESLVTAKDYGDFELFVDWKTGPEADSGIYLRGKPQVQIWDRPDVGSGGLFNNKVGESNPLTVADNPIGEWNTFHIIMEGEKVTVFLNGEKVVDDVVLENWPDYEGPIPATGTIELQHHGNPLEFRNIYIKELD, encoded by the coding sequence GTGACCTCCCCCACCGCCGCCGCGGCCCTGGCCGCCCTGCTGCTCGCCCCCTCGGCCTCAGCCCAGGACGACCGCCCGATCAACACCCCTCCCGAGGGCTTCACCGCCCTGTTCAACGGCGAGGATCTCTCGAACTGGAAGGCCGACGGCGATGTCGCCGAGCACTGGACGGTGGTGGACGGCGTCCTCCACTACGACGGCAAGGGCGAGAGCCTCGTCACGGCGAAGGACTACGGCGACTTCGAGCTGTTCGTCGACTGGAAGACCGGCCCCGAGGCCGACTCGGGGATCTACCTCCGGGGCAAGCCCCAGGTCCAGATCTGGGACCGCCCCGACGTCGGCTCCGGCGGCCTGTTCAACAACAAGGTCGGCGAGAGCAACCCCCTGACCGTGGCCGACAACCCGATCGGCGAGTGGAATACCTTCCACATCATCATGGAGGGGGAGAAGGTCACGGTTTTCCTCAACGGCGAGAAGGTCGTCGACGACGTGGTGCTGGAGAACTGGCCCGACTACGAGGGCCCCATCCCGGCGACCGGGACCATCGAGCTGCAGCACCACGGCAACCCGCTGGAGTTCCGGAACATCTACATCAAGGAACTCGACTGA
- a CDS encoding aldo/keto reductase gives MQYRTFGRTGWSVSEIGYGMWGMGGWTGSDDDESMASLHRAVELGCNFFDTAWGYGEGHSEGLLGRLVKDHPDRPLYVATKLPPKNFTWPSRREFTLDDCFPPDHIREYAEKCLGNLGLPHIDLLQFHVWEDSWAKDERWQRTMDDLKREGLVKAVGISVNRWEPWNGLEAIRTWMIDAVQVIYNIFDQAPEDELFPLCRERDVAVIARVPFDEGTLAGAITRDSRWPEGDWRNTYFVPENLEASVDRADRIRPVVPEGMTMPELALRWILAEPTVSTIIPGMRKLRHVEANAAASDGRPFDPALHAELRTHRWDRSPTAWSQ, from the coding sequence ATGCAATACCGGACGTTCGGGAGGACCGGGTGGTCCGTCTCCGAGATCGGCTACGGGATGTGGGGCATGGGGGGCTGGACCGGCTCCGACGACGACGAGTCGATGGCCAGCCTGCACCGCGCCGTGGAGCTCGGCTGCAACTTCTTCGACACCGCCTGGGGCTACGGCGAGGGGCACAGCGAGGGGCTGCTCGGGCGACTGGTGAAGGACCACCCCGACCGGCCGCTCTACGTCGCCACCAAGCTGCCGCCGAAGAACTTCACCTGGCCCTCCCGCCGCGAATTCACCCTCGACGACTGCTTCCCGCCCGACCACATCCGGGAATACGCCGAGAAGTGCCTGGGCAACCTCGGCCTGCCGCACATCGACCTGCTCCAGTTCCACGTCTGGGAGGACTCCTGGGCGAAGGACGAGCGCTGGCAGCGCACGATGGACGACCTGAAGCGCGAGGGCCTGGTCAAGGCGGTCGGCATCAGCGTCAATCGGTGGGAGCCCTGGAACGGGCTCGAGGCGATCCGGACCTGGATGATCGACGCGGTCCAGGTGATCTATAACATCTTCGACCAGGCCCCCGAGGACGAGCTGTTCCCCCTCTGCCGGGAGCGGGACGTCGCCGTCATCGCCCGGGTCCCGTTCGACGAGGGGACGCTGGCCGGGGCGATCACCCGGGATTCCCGGTGGCCCGAGGGGGACTGGCGGAACACCTACTTCGTGCCCGAGAACCTGGAGGCCAGCGTCGATCGGGCCGATCGGATCCGCCCCGTGGTGCCGGAGGGGATGACGATGCCCGAGCTGGCCCTCCGGTGGATCCTCGCCGAGCCGACCGTCTCGACGATCATCCCCGGCATGAGGAAGCTCCGACACGTGGAGGCGAACGCCGCCGCCAGCGACGGCCGCCCGTTCGACCCGGCCTTGCACGCCGAGCTGCGCACGCACCGGTGGGACCGCTCGCCGACGGCGTGGTCGCAGTAG